Proteins encoded together in one Variovorax paradoxus EPS window:
- a CDS encoding DHA2 family efflux MFS transporter permease subunit, with protein MATAAPAYIAHAPLEGSARVWGTIALSAATFMNVLDSSIANVSLPAISGDLGVSTTQGTWVITSFAVANAIAVPLTGFMTQRFGQVRLFMASVILFMISSLLCGLAPNMTTLILFRALQGFVAGPMIPLSQTLLLSSYPKAKAGLAMAMWSMTTLVAPVMGPLLGGWITDNISWPWIFYINIPVGIVAASITWALYRKRESNTHKVPIDAIGLALLVLWVGSMQLMLDKGKELDWFHSPQIVTMAVVAVVGFAFFLIWELTDKHPVVDLSLFKRRNFWSGAVATAVAYGLFFGNVVLLPLWLQQWMGYTATQAGMIMAPVGLLAIFFSPVVGLTVSKIDPRRYATFSFLVFALVLWMRSNFNTQADFVTIIIPTVIQGIAMAFFFIPLVTITLSGLTPDRIPAASGLSNFLRITAGAMGTSLTTTLWDNRATLHHAQLAETINQGNNAATAAMSGLTGSGLSTEQVMGQINRIVDQQAYMLATNDIFYASAILFLLLIPLVWLAKPQKGGAGGDAAAGAH; from the coding sequence ATGGCCACCGCCGCTCCCGCTTACATAGCGCACGCACCGCTCGAGGGTTCCGCCCGCGTGTGGGGCACGATCGCGCTGTCTGCGGCAACCTTCATGAACGTGCTCGATTCGTCGATCGCGAACGTGTCGTTGCCTGCCATCTCGGGCGACCTGGGCGTGAGCACCACGCAGGGCACCTGGGTCATCACCAGCTTCGCGGTGGCCAATGCCATCGCGGTGCCGCTCACGGGTTTCATGACCCAGCGCTTCGGCCAGGTGCGCCTGTTCATGGCGAGCGTGATCCTGTTCATGATCAGCTCGCTCCTGTGCGGCCTCGCACCGAACATGACCACGCTCATCCTGTTCCGCGCGCTGCAGGGCTTCGTCGCGGGTCCGATGATTCCGCTGTCGCAGACGCTGCTCTTGTCCAGCTATCCGAAGGCCAAGGCGGGCCTTGCGATGGCGATGTGGTCGATGACCACGCTGGTCGCGCCGGTGATGGGGCCGCTCCTGGGCGGCTGGATCACCGACAACATCTCGTGGCCGTGGATCTTCTACATCAACATCCCCGTGGGCATCGTTGCGGCTTCCATCACCTGGGCGCTCTATCGCAAGCGCGAGAGCAACACGCACAAGGTGCCCATCGACGCCATCGGCCTCGCGCTGCTGGTGCTGTGGGTCGGCTCGATGCAGCTCATGCTCGACAAGGGCAAGGAGCTCGACTGGTTCCACTCGCCGCAGATCGTCACGATGGCGGTGGTGGCCGTGGTCGGCTTCGCGTTCTTCCTGATCTGGGAGCTGACCGACAAGCACCCGGTGGTCGACCTGTCGCTCTTCAAGCGCCGCAACTTCTGGTCGGGCGCCGTGGCAACGGCCGTGGCCTACGGCCTCTTCTTCGGCAACGTGGTGCTGCTGCCGCTGTGGCTGCAGCAGTGGATGGGCTACACCGCGACGCAGGCGGGGATGATCATGGCGCCGGTGGGGTTGCTGGCGATCTTCTTCTCGCCGGTGGTCGGGCTCACCGTGTCCAAGATCGATCCGCGCCGCTATGCCACGTTCTCGTTCCTGGTGTTCGCGCTGGTGCTGTGGATGCGGTCGAACTTCAACACGCAGGCCGACTTCGTCACCATCATCATTCCGACGGTGATCCAGGGCATCGCGATGGCGTTCTTCTTCATTCCGCTGGTGACGATCACGCTGTCGGGCCTCACGCCCGACCGCATTCCGGCCGCCTCGGGGTTGTCGAATTTCCTGCGGATCACGGCCGGTGCCATGGGCACCTCGCTCACCACCACGCTGTGGGACAACCGCGCGACGCTGCACCACGCGCAGCTTGCCGAGACCATCAACCAGGGCAACAACGCGGCCACCGCTGCGATGTCCGGGCTCACCGGCAGCGGCCTCAGCACCGAGCAGGTGATGGGACAGATCAACCGCATCGTCGACCAGCAGGCCTACATGCTCGCGACGAACGACATCTTCTATGCCTCGGCGATCCTGTTCCTGCTGCTGATCCCCCTGGTGTGGCTGGCCAAGCCGCAGAAGGGCGGCGCCGGTGGCGACGCCGCGGCGGGTGCGCACTGA
- a CDS encoding ABC transporter ATP-binding protein has product MSDVILETRQLTKEFKGFTAVSKVNLSVVRGSIHALIGPNGAGKTTCFNLLTKFLEPTTGTILFNGQDITGERPAQIARRGIIRSFQISAVFPHLTLLENVRLGLQRRLGTSYHFWKSEKSLKPLDARARELLAEVGLEELADEQTVNLPYGRKRALEIATTLAMEPELMLLDEPTQGMGHEDVHRVAELIKRVSAGRTILMVEHNMSVVSTIADTITVLQRGAVLAEGPYAEVSKNPQVMEAYMGTTDGEMQGAH; this is encoded by the coding sequence ATGAGCGACGTCATCCTCGAAACACGCCAGCTCACCAAGGAATTCAAGGGGTTCACCGCGGTCAGCAAGGTCAACCTCTCGGTGGTGCGCGGCTCGATCCACGCACTCATCGGCCCCAACGGTGCCGGCAAGACCACCTGCTTCAACCTGCTCACGAAATTCCTGGAACCGACCACGGGCACGATCCTGTTCAACGGGCAGGACATCACCGGCGAACGCCCCGCGCAGATCGCACGGCGCGGCATCATCCGCTCGTTCCAGATATCGGCCGTGTTCCCGCACCTGACGTTGCTGGAGAACGTGCGCCTCGGCCTGCAGCGGCGCCTGGGCACCTCGTACCACTTCTGGAAGAGCGAGAAATCGCTCAAGCCTCTGGATGCCAGAGCCCGCGAGCTGCTGGCTGAAGTCGGCCTGGAGGAACTGGCCGACGAACAGACCGTGAACCTGCCTTACGGCCGCAAGCGGGCGCTCGAGATCGCCACCACGCTGGCGATGGAACCCGAGCTCATGCTGCTCGATGAGCCCACCCAAGGCATGGGCCACGAAGACGTGCACCGCGTGGCCGAGCTCATCAAGCGCGTGTCGGCCGGACGCACCATCCTGATGGTCGAACACAACATGAGCGTGGTCTCCACGATTGCCGACACCATCACCGTGCTGCAACGCGGCGCCGTACTGGCCGAAGGCCCCTACGCCGAAGTCTCGAAGAACCCGCAGGTGATGGAGGCCTACATGGGCACGACGGACGGCGAAATGCAGGGGGCTCACTGA
- a CDS encoding AGE family epimerase/isomerase, with protein sequence MPDFRSPEFLIDHIRHTLDFYAPRDLDPSGGFFHFFKDDGAVYDRRTRHLVSSTRFVFNHANAYRRFGNAVDLDAVRHGLAFLRHAHALPGGGYAWQIDWHDGRATVLDGTQHCYGLAFVLLAHAHALMAGVSEAREGLEHAWDLMEQHFWEPRHHLYADEATADWRVSPYRGQNANMHACEAMMAAFEATHEARYLDRALALAEAVTGRQAALADGLVWEHYRTDWSVDWDFNRGDRSDIFKPWGFQTGHLTEWAKLLLQLERLLNAQGTEADWIVPRARHFFDTAMFRGWDGDNGGLAYGFAPDGSMYDGDKYFWVQAESFAAAALLAVRTGDASYWNWYDSIWAYAWEHFIDHTHGAWYRILTPQNRKISDEKSPAGKTDYHTMGACYDVLKALGK encoded by the coding sequence ATGCCCGACTTCCGCTCACCCGAATTCCTCATCGACCACATCCGGCACACGCTGGACTTCTACGCGCCGCGCGACCTCGATCCGTCCGGCGGCTTCTTTCATTTCTTCAAGGACGACGGTGCGGTCTACGACCGCCGCACGCGCCATCTGGTGAGCAGCACGCGCTTCGTGTTCAACCACGCGAACGCGTACCGCCGCTTCGGAAACGCCGTGGACCTCGACGCCGTACGGCACGGCCTCGCCTTCCTGCGACACGCGCATGCGCTGCCCGGCGGCGGCTACGCATGGCAGATCGACTGGCACGACGGCCGCGCCACGGTGCTGGACGGCACGCAGCACTGCTACGGCCTGGCCTTCGTGCTGCTCGCGCATGCGCACGCGCTGATGGCCGGCGTGAGCGAGGCGCGCGAAGGACTTGAACATGCGTGGGACCTGATGGAGCAGCACTTCTGGGAACCGCGCCACCACCTGTATGCCGACGAAGCCACGGCCGACTGGCGCGTGTCGCCCTATCGCGGCCAGAACGCCAACATGCATGCCTGCGAGGCGATGATGGCCGCCTTCGAGGCCACGCACGAGGCGCGCTACCTCGACCGCGCGCTCGCACTCGCCGAGGCCGTGACGGGCCGGCAGGCCGCGCTGGCCGATGGCCTCGTGTGGGAGCACTACCGCACCGACTGGTCGGTCGACTGGGACTTCAACCGCGGCGACCGCAGCGACATCTTCAAGCCCTGGGGTTTCCAGACCGGCCACCTGACCGAGTGGGCCAAGCTGTTGCTGCAACTGGAACGCCTCTTGAATGCCCAAGGCACCGAAGCCGACTGGATCGTGCCGCGCGCCCGTCACTTCTTCGACACCGCGATGTTCCGCGGCTGGGATGGGGACAACGGCGGACTGGCCTACGGCTTCGCGCCCGACGGCTCGATGTACGACGGCGACAAGTATTTCTGGGTGCAGGCCGAGAGCTTCGCCGCCGCCGCCCTGCTCGCGGTGCGCACCGGCGATGCGAGCTATTGGAACTGGTACGACAGCATCTGGGCGTACGCGTGGGAGCACTTCATCGACCACACGCACGGCGCGTGGTACCGCATCCTCACGCCGCAGAACCGGAAGATCAGCGACGAAAAAAGCCCGGCCGGCAAGACCGATTACCACACGATGGGCGCCTGCTACGACGTGCTGAAGGCGCTGGGCAAGTAA
- a CDS encoding ABC transporter ATP-binding protein, producing MTAALEIKGLQAWYGESHVLHGVDMVVQPGEVVTLLGRNGAGRTTTLRAIMGLTGARKGSIEVNGKETIAMPTHRIAHLGIGYCPEERGIFASLSCEENLLLPPELKGAGPGMSVEEIYAMFPNLAERRHSQGTRLSGGEQQMLAVARILRTGAKLLLLDEISEGLAPVIVQALARMITTLRAKGYTIVMVEQNFRFAAPLADRFYVMEHGRIVEKFGAAELEAKMPVLTELLGV from the coding sequence ATGACCGCTGCATTGGAGATCAAGGGCCTTCAAGCGTGGTACGGCGAATCGCACGTGCTGCATGGCGTGGACATGGTCGTGCAGCCCGGCGAAGTGGTCACGCTGCTGGGCCGCAACGGCGCGGGCCGCACCACCACGCTGCGCGCCATCATGGGCCTCACGGGCGCACGCAAGGGCAGCATCGAAGTCAACGGCAAGGAAACGATCGCGATGCCGACGCACCGCATCGCCCACCTCGGAATCGGCTACTGCCCGGAAGAGCGCGGCATCTTCGCGAGCCTCTCGTGCGAAGAAAACCTGCTGCTGCCGCCCGAACTCAAGGGCGCGGGCCCGGGCATGTCTGTCGAAGAGATCTACGCGATGTTCCCCAACCTGGCCGAGCGCCGCCACAGCCAGGGCACGCGCCTGTCGGGCGGCGAGCAGCAGATGCTGGCGGTGGCGCGCATCCTGCGCACGGGCGCCAAGCTGCTCTTGCTCGACGAGATTTCCGAAGGCCTCGCACCCGTCATCGTGCAGGCGCTGGCCCGCATGATCACCACGCTGCGCGCCAAGGGCTACACCATCGTGATGGTGGAGCAGAACTTCCGCTTCGCCGCGCCGCTGGCCGACCGCTTCTACGTGATGGAGCACGGCCGCATCGTGGAGAAGTTCGGCGCCGCCGAGCTCGAAGCCAAGATGCCGGTGCTCACCGAGCTGCTCGGCGTCTGA
- a CDS encoding YXWGXW repeat-containing protein: protein MKIRFAALGLASAFALLAAPLGANAQVSVNINVPGLVMVAPPPPRYEAPPPPRGGYVWVPGRWAWDGRAYAWRRGDWRPARAGYAYAPGRWVEDRGGWRWTEGDWRRREARREARRDWGDGPRRHDRDDRGHGHGHRGHDRDRGDFCPPGQAKKGNC from the coding sequence ATGAAGATTCGATTCGCCGCGCTCGGCCTGGCCAGCGCTTTTGCATTGCTGGCCGCGCCTCTTGGCGCGAACGCACAGGTCTCGGTGAACATCAACGTTCCCGGGTTGGTCATGGTGGCGCCGCCACCTCCACGCTACGAGGCACCACCGCCACCGCGCGGCGGCTATGTCTGGGTGCCGGGCCGCTGGGCCTGGGACGGCCGCGCGTATGCGTGGCGACGCGGCGACTGGCGGCCCGCGCGGGCAGGCTACGCCTACGCCCCGGGCCGCTGGGTCGAAGACCGTGGCGGCTGGCGCTGGACCGAAGGCGATTGGCGCCGCCGCGAGGCCCGTCGCGAAGCCCGCCGCGACTGGGGCGACGGCCCTCGGCGGCACGATCGCGACGACCGCGGCCATGGCCATGGCCATCGCGGGCACGACCGCGACCGAGGCGATTTCTGCCCGCCCGGCCAGGCGAAAAAAGGCAACTGCTGA
- a CDS encoding ABC transporter substrate-binding protein has translation MKRTLIASACLLATCLVAAGAAQAQDKVKIGFITDMSSLYADVEGKNGALAIQMAIDDFGGKVNGMPIELLSADHQNKADIAASKAREWIDTQGLTMLFGGTSSGTGLAMAKVAQEKKRVFIVNGAGSSALTNEQCSPYTVHYAYDTVALAKGTGSAVIARGDKSWYFLTADYAFGQALEADASKVVKEKGGTVVGSVKHPLNTSDFSSFLLQAQNSKAQVLALANAGGDTINSIKAAKEFGITKSMKMVGLLVFVTDVHSLGLKNTEGLLLTTSWDWNLDDKTRAFGKRFFEKTKRMPTDIQAADYSATMTYLKAVQAAKTVDADKVMETLKSTPIDDFYAKGNIRADGRFVHDMYLVQVKSPAESKQPWDYYKVVQKLKGEDVFTTKAESKCALWK, from the coding sequence ATGAAACGCACGCTCATCGCTTCCGCCTGCCTGCTGGCCACCTGTCTCGTGGCCGCGGGCGCTGCCCAGGCGCAGGACAAGGTCAAGATCGGGTTCATCACCGACATGTCGAGCCTCTATGCGGACGTGGAGGGCAAGAACGGCGCCCTGGCGATCCAGATGGCGATCGACGACTTCGGCGGCAAGGTCAACGGCATGCCCATCGAACTGCTGTCGGCCGACCACCAGAACAAGGCCGACATCGCCGCCTCGAAGGCGCGCGAGTGGATCGACACGCAGGGCCTGACGATGCTGTTCGGCGGCACGAGTTCGGGCACCGGCCTCGCGATGGCGAAGGTGGCGCAGGAGAAGAAGCGCGTCTTCATCGTCAACGGCGCGGGCAGCTCGGCGCTCACAAACGAACAGTGCTCGCCCTACACCGTGCACTACGCCTACGACACCGTGGCGCTCGCCAAGGGCACCGGCAGCGCGGTGATCGCGCGCGGCGACAAGAGCTGGTATTTCCTCACCGCCGACTACGCCTTCGGCCAGGCCCTGGAAGCCGATGCCTCCAAGGTCGTGAAGGAAAAGGGCGGCACCGTGGTGGGCAGCGTGAAGCATCCGCTCAACACGTCGGACTTCTCTTCGTTCCTGTTGCAGGCGCAGAACTCCAAGGCGCAGGTGCTGGCGCTCGCCAATGCCGGCGGCGACACCATCAATTCGATCAAGGCTGCCAAGGAATTCGGCATCACCAAGTCGATGAAGATGGTGGGCCTGCTGGTGTTCGTGACCGACGTGCACAGCCTGGGACTGAAGAACACCGAAGGCCTCCTGCTCACCACCAGCTGGGACTGGAACCTCGACGACAAGACGCGCGCCTTCGGCAAGCGCTTCTTCGAGAAGACCAAGCGCATGCCCACCGACATCCAGGCGGCCGACTACTCGGCCACCATGACGTATCTCAAGGCCGTGCAGGCCGCCAAGACGGTCGATGCCGACAAGGTGATGGAAACGCTCAAGTCCACGCCCATCGACGACTTCTATGCCAAGGGCAACATCCGCGCCGACGGCCGCTTCGTGCACGACATGTACCTGGTGCAGGTGAAGTCGCCGGCCGAGTCGAAGCAGCCTTGGGATTACTACAAGGTGGTCCAGAAGCTCAAGGGCGAGGACGTCTTCACGACCAAGGCCGAGAGCAAGTGCGCCCTCTGGAAGTGA
- a CDS encoding branched-chain amino acid ABC transporter permease yields MNISLPALLSQLLLGLVNGSFYAILSLGLAVIFGLLNVINFAHGALFMLGAVLTWMAMEYFGINYWVMLIAAPIVIGLFGVVIERLLLRWIYKLDHLYGLLLTLGLTLLIEGVFRSVYGVSGLPYDAPDALSSATDLGFMVLPNYRAWVVVASLVICFATWYVIEKTRLGAYLRAGTENPRLVEAFGVNVPLMITLTYAFGCALAAFAGVLAAPVMQVSPLMGQNLIIVVFAVVVIGGMGSIMGAILTGLGLGVIEGLTKVFYPEASSTVVFVIMVIVLLIRPAGLFGKEK; encoded by the coding sequence ATGAACATTTCCCTCCCCGCCTTGTTGAGCCAGCTCCTTCTGGGGCTGGTCAACGGCTCGTTCTACGCCATCCTGAGTCTCGGGCTGGCGGTGATCTTCGGTTTGCTCAACGTCATCAACTTCGCGCACGGCGCGCTGTTCATGCTGGGGGCCGTCCTGACCTGGATGGCCATGGAGTATTTCGGCATCAACTACTGGGTGATGCTGATCGCGGCACCCATCGTCATCGGCCTCTTCGGCGTGGTGATCGAGCGGCTGCTGCTGCGCTGGATCTACAAGCTGGACCATCTCTACGGCTTGCTGTTGACGCTCGGGCTCACGCTCCTGATCGAAGGCGTGTTCCGCTCGGTCTACGGCGTCTCGGGCCTGCCGTACGACGCGCCCGACGCGCTCTCCAGCGCCACCGACCTCGGCTTCATGGTGCTGCCCAACTACCGCGCCTGGGTGGTCGTCGCCTCGCTGGTGATCTGCTTTGCCACCTGGTACGTGATCGAGAAGACGCGCCTGGGTGCGTATCTGCGCGCCGGCACCGAGAACCCGCGCCTGGTGGAAGCCTTCGGCGTCAACGTGCCGCTGATGATCACGCTGACCTACGCCTTCGGCTGCGCGCTCGCGGCCTTCGCGGGCGTGCTGGCCGCACCGGTGATGCAGGTCTCGCCGCTGATGGGGCAGAACCTCATCATCGTGGTGTTCGCGGTGGTCGTGATCGGCGGCATGGGCTCGATCATGGGCGCCATCCTCACGGGCCTGGGCCTCGGCGTGATCGAAGGGCTCACCAAGGTTTTCTATCCAGAGGCATCGTCTACGGTTGTGTTCGTGATCATGGTCATCGTGCTGCTCATCCGCCCCGCCGGCCTGTTCGGCAAAGAGAAATAA
- a CDS encoding efflux RND transporter periplasmic adaptor subunit, with amino-acid sequence MSDNNTPTSAASAAPVAPEAPAGNGKRRRALTALAAVVIVAGGGWGLYEWLVASHYEDTDNAYVQGNVIQITPQIGGTVMAINADDTDFVKAGQPLVQLDPADAKVSLEQAEAALAQTVRQTRTLYANNGSLAAQVTLRQSDIVKAQSDIAKAQDDLQRRRALSGNGAVSKEELNHAETQLDTAKSQLAAAQAGVVAAKEALVSNQSLTEGTSVAQHPSVLAAAAKVREAYLATQRVAMPAPVDGYVAKRTVQLGQRVAAGTPMMSIVPLNQLWVDANFKEVQLRNIRIGQPVKLTADVYGKKVEYDGKVAGLGVGTGSAFALLPAQNATGNWIKVVQRVPVRIALDAEQLKANPLRIGLSMDAEIDITSKSGKMLADAPRGTALTQTQVYSQLDRGADAEVDRIVAANLGRSASANAANAAGATSAPAKHPSATPGTGAQVAVQGQPG; translated from the coding sequence ATGAGCGACAACAACACTCCGACGTCCGCTGCTTCCGCAGCCCCTGTTGCACCCGAAGCGCCCGCCGGCAACGGCAAGCGCCGCCGCGCGCTGACCGCATTGGCAGCCGTGGTGATCGTCGCCGGCGGCGGCTGGGGTCTCTACGAATGGCTGGTCGCCAGCCATTACGAAGACACCGACAACGCCTACGTGCAGGGCAACGTCATCCAGATCACGCCGCAGATCGGCGGCACCGTCATGGCCATCAACGCCGACGACACCGACTTCGTGAAGGCCGGCCAGCCGCTGGTGCAGCTCGACCCGGCCGATGCCAAGGTCTCGCTCGAACAGGCCGAGGCCGCGCTGGCCCAGACCGTGCGCCAGACGCGCACGCTCTACGCCAACAACGGTTCGCTGGCCGCGCAGGTCACGCTGCGCCAGTCGGACATCGTCAAGGCCCAGAGCGACATCGCCAAGGCCCAGGACGACCTGCAACGTCGCCGCGCGCTCTCGGGCAACGGCGCGGTGTCGAAGGAAGAACTGAACCACGCCGAAACGCAGCTCGACACGGCCAAGAGCCAGCTCGCCGCCGCGCAGGCCGGCGTTGTCGCCGCCAAGGAAGCGCTGGTGAGCAACCAGTCGCTGACCGAAGGGACCAGCGTTGCGCAGCACCCCAGCGTGCTGGCCGCCGCCGCCAAGGTGCGCGAGGCCTACCTCGCCACGCAGCGCGTCGCGATGCCCGCGCCCGTCGACGGCTACGTCGCCAAGCGCACCGTGCAGCTCGGCCAGCGTGTGGCCGCCGGCACGCCGATGATGTCGATCGTGCCGCTCAACCAGCTGTGGGTCGATGCCAACTTCAAGGAAGTGCAGCTGCGCAACATCCGCATCGGCCAGCCCGTGAAGCTCACGGCCGACGTCTACGGCAAGAAGGTCGAGTACGACGGCAAGGTCGCCGGCCTCGGTGTGGGCACCGGCAGCGCGTTTGCGCTGCTGCCCGCGCAGAACGCCACCGGCAACTGGATCAAGGTGGTGCAGCGCGTGCCCGTGCGCATCGCGCTCGACGCCGAGCAGCTCAAGGCCAACCCGCTGCGCATCGGCCTGTCGATGGATGCCGAGATCGACATCACGTCCAAGAGCGGCAAGATGCTCGCCGACGCGCCGCGCGGCACCGCGCTCACGCAGACGCAGGTCTACAGCCAGCTCGACCGCGGCGCCGATGCCGAAGTGGACCGCATCGTCGCGGCCAACCTCGGCCGCAGCGCTTCGGCCAATGCCGCGAACGCTGCGGGCGCCACGAGCGCGCCCGCGAAGCATCCGTCCGCGACGCCGGGTACCGGCGCGCAGGTGGCCGTGCAGGGCCAGCCCGGTTGA
- a CDS encoding ABC transporter substrate-binding protein, translating into MGAGAAQAQEKVKIGFVTDLSSLYADLEGKGGATAIQMAIDDFGGKVLGQPIELLVADHQNKADIAASKAREWVDTAGVTMIFGGTNSGTALATAKVAEEKKRVYFNNGAGSSVLTNEQCSPYTVHYAYDTVALAKGTGAAVVDRGGKSWFFLTADYAFGHALESDTTKVVKEKGGTVVGAVRHPLNASDFSSFLLQAQNSKAQILGLANAGGDTINAIKASKEFGINKTMKTAGLLVFLSDIHSLGLKNTEGLLHTTSWYWDLNDDTRKFANRFFEKTKRMPTDVQAADYSATTTYLKAVAAAKTTDSDKVMAQLKSMKIDDFYGKGQIRADGSFIHDMYLVEAKSPAESKKPWDYLKVLKVLPGDQVFTTKAETKCAAWK; encoded by the coding sequence ATGGGCGCGGGCGCCGCACAGGCTCAAGAGAAAGTGAAGATCGGCTTCGTCACCGACCTGTCGAGCCTGTACGCCGACCTCGAAGGCAAGGGCGGCGCCACCGCCATCCAGATGGCCATCGACGACTTCGGCGGCAAGGTGCTGGGCCAGCCCATCGAACTGCTGGTTGCAGACCACCAGAACAAGGCCGACATCGCCGCCTCCAAGGCCCGCGAGTGGGTCGACACCGCCGGCGTGACCATGATCTTCGGCGGCACCAATTCGGGCACCGCGCTCGCGACCGCCAAGGTGGCCGAAGAGAAGAAGCGCGTGTACTTCAACAACGGCGCCGGCAGCTCGGTGCTCACCAACGAGCAGTGCTCGCCCTACACCGTGCACTACGCCTACGACACCGTGGCGCTGGCCAAGGGCACCGGCGCGGCGGTCGTGGACCGTGGCGGCAAGAGCTGGTTCTTCCTGACCGCCGACTACGCCTTCGGCCACGCACTCGAATCCGACACCACCAAGGTGGTGAAGGAAAAGGGCGGCACGGTGGTGGGCGCGGTGCGCCATCCGCTGAACGCATCGGACTTCTCCTCTTTCCTGCTGCAGGCGCAGAACTCCAAGGCGCAGATCCTGGGCCTGGCGAACGCGGGCGGCGACACCATCAACGCGATCAAGGCGTCGAAGGAATTCGGCATCAACAAGACCATGAAGACCGCGGGCCTGCTGGTCTTTTTGAGCGACATCCACAGCCTGGGCCTGAAGAACACCGAAGGCCTGCTGCACACCACCAGCTGGTACTGGGACCTGAACGACGACACGCGCAAGTTCGCCAACCGCTTCTTCGAGAAGACCAAGCGCATGCCCACCGACGTGCAGGCCGCCGACTACTCGGCCACCACCACCTACCTGAAGGCCGTGGCGGCCGCCAAGACCACCGATTCCGACAAGGTGATGGCGCAGCTCAAGAGCATGAAGATCGACGACTTCTACGGCAAGGGCCAGATCCGCGCCGACGGCAGCTTCATCCACGACATGTACCTTGTCGAAGCGAAGTCGCCCGCCGAATCGAAGAAGCCGTGGGACTACCTGAAGGTGCTGAAGGTGCTGCCGGGTGACCAGGTCTTCACCACGAAGGCCGAAACGAAATGCGCCGCCTGGAAATAA
- a CDS encoding branched-chain amino acid ABC transporter permease, with translation MNMKKISTVVYALLLVALIAAPFFGAYPVFVMKLMCFALFAAAFNLLLGFTGLLSFGHAAFLGGSAYVAGHAIKVWGLTPELGLIAGTLSGAFLGWIFGILAIRRQGIYFAMITLALAQMMFFVALQAKFTGGEDGLQGVPRGKLFGVIDLSNDLTMYYVALVVVVLAFLLIVRTIHSPFGQVLKGIKENEPRALSLGYDVSRFKLLAFVISAALSGLAGSLKTLVLGFATLSDVHWTASGQVILMTLVGGLGTLSGPIVGSAVVVLLENKIGELGNFLARITTVDWFNTLGESVTMVTGLIFVICVLAFRKGIMGEIIAFIDRRRAK, from the coding sequence ATGAACATGAAAAAGATCTCCACCGTCGTCTACGCGCTGCTGCTGGTCGCGCTCATCGCCGCGCCGTTCTTCGGCGCCTACCCGGTGTTCGTGATGAAGCTCATGTGCTTCGCGTTGTTCGCCGCGGCCTTCAACCTGCTCCTGGGTTTCACGGGTCTGCTGTCCTTCGGGCACGCGGCTTTCCTGGGCGGCTCCGCGTATGTGGCGGGCCATGCCATCAAGGTCTGGGGCCTCACCCCGGAACTCGGCCTCATCGCCGGCACTTTGAGCGGCGCCTTCCTCGGCTGGATCTTCGGCATCCTGGCCATCCGCCGGCAGGGCATCTACTTCGCGATGATCACGCTGGCGCTCGCGCAGATGATGTTCTTCGTCGCGCTGCAGGCCAAGTTCACCGGCGGCGAAGACGGCCTGCAGGGCGTGCCTCGCGGCAAGCTCTTCGGCGTCATCGATCTGTCGAACGACCTCACGATGTACTACGTCGCGCTGGTCGTCGTCGTGCTGGCCTTCCTCTTGATCGTGCGCACCATCCATTCGCCGTTCGGGCAGGTGTTGAAGGGCATCAAGGAAAACGAGCCGCGCGCGCTCTCGCTGGGCTACGACGTGAGCCGCTTCAAGCTGCTGGCCTTCGTGATCTCGGCCGCGCTCTCGGGCCTGGCGGGTTCGCTCAAGACGCTGGTGCTGGGTTTCGCGACGCTGTCGGACGTGCACTGGACCGCTTCGGGCCAGGTCATCCTGATGACGCTGGTGGGCGGCCTCGGCACGCTCTCGGGCCCCATCGTGGGTTCGGCGGTGGTGGTGCTGCTGGAGAACAAGATCGGCGAACTCGGCAACTTCCTCGCACGCATCACGACGGTGGACTGGTTCAACACGCTGGGCGAGTCGGTGACCATGGTCACGGGCCTGATCTTCGTGATCTGCGTGCTGGCGTTCCGCAAGGGGATCATGGGCGAGATCATTGCGTTCATCGACCGGCGACGCGCGAAGTAG